CAGATCCGCGTTCAGGTCCACCGCCATCCCCCTCCTCGCCCCTACACATCGTTCAATGTAGGGATTGTTCAACAATCCAGCAATAGTCCGTTTGAGCTGTTCAACGACTAAACTCGGTGACCATGACGAGCGTCGGCGCGGACGACTGGCTGCGGACCCTGGCCGAGGACCGCGCGGACATCGACCGGTCCAGCACGGCGGAGAAGGTCGCCGACAAGCTGCGCGCCAGCGTCCTGGGCGGCGAGATCCAGCCCGGTCAGCAGCTCAACGAGAAGGCGCTCGGCGACGCCCTCCGCGTCTCCCGCAACACCCTCCGCGAGGCCTTCCGCCTGCTCACCCACGAACGCCTGCTGGTCCACGAGTACAGCAAGGGCGTCTTCGTCCGGAAACCCGACTGGCGCGACATCGCCGACCTCTACGCCGCCCGCCGGGTCATCGAGTGCGGCGCCGTCCGCGCCTACCCGCAGGCCCCCGAACAGGCGAAACGAGCCATCCGCACCGCCGTGGACGACGCCGTCGAGGCTTCGACGCGGGGCGATTGGACCGCTGTCGGCACCCACAACATCAAGTTCCACCAGGCCCTCACCGCCCTGGCCGGCAGCGCCCGGCTCGACGAGGAGGTCGAGCGCCTGCTGGCCGAGCTGCGTCTGGCCTTCCACGTCATGGGCGACCCGAAGCGCTTCCACGCCGACTACCTGCCGCTCAACCTCGAGATCACCGCCCACCTGGAGGCGGGCGCGATCGAGCCCGCCGTGGACGCGCTCTCCACCTATTTCGAGACGGCCGAACACCAACTGGTCACAGCCCTGCGCGGTGAGTGAAAAAGGGTCACGATTCAACTACTTCACGTACAGGTAATCCGGCGGACACCGTGACGGGTGTCCCCCTAGAGGCCTAGCATCGCGCGACACCCTGTCATCCGGGCCGCACGGAGGGCACACATGCCGTCTGCTCGACACTCCAGTCTGCGCTGGAGCTGGTGGAACCTGCTGCTCCTGGTTCCGCTGCTCATGCTGATCACGCCGTGGTTCAACTCGGACCAACCCCGGCTGTTCGGGCTGCCGTTCTTCTACTGGTACCAGTTCGCCTGGGTCCCGCTGGGCGTCCTCTGCGTCGGCATCGTCTACGTGAAGACGAAGGACCAGCCGATGGTCAAGGGCAAGCCCGACCGGCTGAGCGTGGACGACCTGGACGAGGGGGCGAAGTAGATGCAGTGGACCGAACTCGTGGTGTTCAGCGCGTTGTTCCTGCTGGTCACCGTCCTCGGTTTCTTCGCGGCGCGCTGGCAGCGGGGCGACACGCTCGACCACCTCGACGAGTGGGGCCTGGGCGGGCGCAAGTTCGGCTCGTGGATCACCTGGTTCCTGGTCGGCGGTGACCTCTACACGGCGTACACGTTCGTCGCCGTGCCCGCCCTTGTGTTCGGCGCGGGCGCCACGGGCTTCTTCGCGCTGCCCTACACGGTGATCCTGTACCCGATCGTCTTCCTGCCGCTGGTCCGCATGTGGTCGGTGTCCCGCGTGCACGGCTACGTCACGCCGGCCGACTTCGTGCGCGGCCGGTACGGCTCGCACTGGCTCGCGCTGCTGGTCGCGATCACCGGCATCGTCGCCACGATGCCCTACATCGCGCTCCAACTGGTCGGCCTGGAGGCCGTGCTCCGCAGCATGGGCCTCAACGGCGCCGACATCCTCGGCCACGCGCCGCTGTTCATCGCCTTCGTCATCCTGGCGCTGTACACCTACCAGTCGGGCCTGCGCGCCCCGGCGCTGATCGCCTTCGTCAAGGACATCCTGATCTACGTCGTGATCCTGGTCGCGGTGATCTACCTGCCGTCGAAGTTCGGCGGCTGGGGCGCGGTGTTCGACAGCGCCCAGGCGAAGTTCGACGCCACGCCCGCCAAGGGCGACGGCATCCTGCTCAACGCCAACAACCAGCTCCAGTACGCCACCCTGGCGCTGGGCTCCGCGCTGGCGCTGTTCCTGTACCCGCACTCGCTGACCGGCATCCTGGCCTCGCGCGGGCGCAACGTCATCAAGCGCAACATGGTGGCGCTGCCCGCGTACTCGCTGCTGCTGGGCCTGCTCGCGATGCTGGGCTTCGTCGCGATCAGCGCGGGCGTCAAGCCGATCACCAACCAGGCCACCGGCCGCCCGGACACCAACACCATCGTGCCCGAGCTGTTCGGCCAGCAGTTCCCGTCCTGGTTCGCGGGCGTCGCGTTCGCGGCGATCGGCATCGGCGCGCTGGTGCCGGCGGCGATCATGTCCATCGCGGCGGCGAACCTGTGGACGCGCAACATCTACAAGGAGTACCTGAAGAAGGGCGCCACCCCGGCGCAGGAGGCCAAGCAGGCCAAGCTCGCCTCGCTGGTGGTGAAGTTCGGCGCGGTCGCGTTCATCGTGTTCATCGACCCGCAGTACGCCATCGACCTCCAGCTCATCGGCGGCGTCCTGATCCTCCAGACGCTGCCCGCCGTGGCGATCGCCCTCTACACCCGGTGGTTCCACGTCCACGGCCTCATCGCCGGGTGGGTCGTCGGCATGGGCTGGGGCCTGTGGCTGCTGTACAACATCCCCAGCCCCGACGGCAAGCGCGCCCACTTCGGCGCTTCCGCGCTGGCGCTGGACAAGCTGTCGCTGTTCGGCTGGCACCCGTTCGCCGGCTCCACCGTGCAGATCTACGCGGGCGCGCTGGCCGTGGTGGCGAACCTGCTGGTCGCGGTCCTGGTGACGCTGGTGGCCCGGCAGCTGCGGGCGTTCAACGGCACCGACGAGACCACGCCCGACGACTACCACGTCGACGAGGACAGCCCGAAGGTCAAGCCGGTCGCGGTCCACTGAGGACCGCCGACGCGGTGTCGTCGAGCCCCGTCCGGCCCTCGCGCCGGGCGGGGCTCGCCGCTTTCACGCCACGACCTCCAGCGGCACGGCGGGGGAGCGGCGCACCAGGCCCGCGCCCGCCACCTTCGCGCGCAGCCACCACCGGCCGGTGGTGGCCCACCGCGGCACCGCCACCGAGAACGTGAACTCCGCTCGTCCCCGCGCGGGCAGTTCGCCGCCCAGCACCCACGGCCGCACGAAGTCCCACGTCCCCCACGGGCTCACCAGCCGCGTCTCCACCGCGATCGGTGCCCACAGGGCCGACGCCACGGCCACCCGCACCTCGGCCCGCTCGCCGGGGCGCAGGGACACCGGCTCGGGCGGGCGCGCGATCCACAGCGGCTGCACCGGGCCGTCGTCCAGCGGTCCCCACTCCGGCACGTCCACCAGGAGCACGTCCTCCACGACCGGCTCGGTGTCCACCTGCGCGCGCACCGGGTACAACCCCGGCGCGGCCGACCGCGGTCGTTCGACCGAGACGGCCGTGCGCACCGACCCACCCGCCGGCAGCGTGAACGGCACCTCCGCCGGCGCGGCGAACCACCCCGGCGGCGCGACCAGTCGGACGCGACCCGCCACCTCGGCCGACGACGTCACCACCACCTCGCGGTCGCCCCGCCACCGCACGCCCACCGGCGGCCGCCCCAGCGCCGGACCGCGCTCGTGCCGGAGGTGGTCGGCGAACAGCGGGCCGGGCTCGGTCGAGGTGGTGATCGGGCCGACGTCGGCCGGCGCGGTCGGCGTGCCGGACGCGGGCAGCAGCCCCGACCCGTCGACCCCGACCACCGCGACCAGCCGGTGCGCGCACTCCTCCTCCGCCCGCGCCGGGTCGCCGCACGGCACCGCGTACTCGACGGTCTGCTGCTGCCGGAACTCCGCCGGCCGCACCACCTCCTCGACGCCGGGCCACCGGACCCGCAGCTCGCCGCGCACGTCGTCCACGGAGGTCACGCAGTCCACCCAGTCCACGCCCTCCCACAGCGTCAGGGTCTGCGCGTACGCCACGCCACCGGTCCGCCCGCGCACCACGACCCGCTCGCCGACCGGGCTGTGCCACACGGTCACCGTGGCGGGCCCGGTCGCGCCGAGGTCGTTGCCGACGGCGGGTGCGAGCAGTTCGGTCTCGTCCACCAGCCGCACCAGGCTGGTCACCACGCCGCCGCGCGCCGGGTCGACGGTGAGCAGGTGGGCGGAGTCGGCGATCTGCGTGCCGCCGCCGCGCGTCCACCCCGGCGACGTCCCGCCGGTCAGGTGGAACACCTTCCACCCCAACGCGGGCACGTCCCCGGCGTGGAACACCACCGTGTGACCTTCGTGGACACACGGGTGCACACCGTCCGCCGACACCACGGACACCTCGGACAGCTCGTCCTCCAGCCGCACCTCGACCATCCCGGAACGCCTGCGCGCCAACGGGTTCCACACCACGACCGGAACACCGGGACCCGAGGTGTCCACAATGGACGACAGCTTGCGCAGCACGGCGTCCCGCACCTCCGAGGCCAGCGCGTGGGCCTCCCGCAACGACACCAGCGGATCGGCGTCGTCCGCGAGCCGGGCGCGGACGTGGGCCAGCACGTCCTCCGGCGGTTCGGCGACCAGCGACGCGAACGCCTCCGCCTCCTCCACCACCCGCGTCGCCGCGCGCACCTCGATCCCCTGCGGCACCGGCACGTCCTGCGGCAGCGAGCACACGAACCGCGGCGACGAGTACCGCGAGTTCCAGTCGTGGTGCATCTGCCGGAACCAGCGCCCCTCGCCGACCAGCGCCACGTGCCGGGCCGTCGTGCCGCGCAGCCGGTCGAACGCGGCCCGCTCGGCGTCCGCGAGCGTGGCGGCCCGTTCGACGGACGCGCTGTTGGCCGGCAGCAGCCGGTCGACCAGTTCGACCCGGTTCTGCTCCACCAGCGCGGCCAGCGGCTCCCGGTCCTCCGGGCGGGTGTCCAGGTAGGGCTCGACCAGGTCGGCGAGCAGGCCGAACCGGTACGACGGGTCGGCCAGCGCGAGCGCCAGGTGACCGCGCACGCCGCCCACCTCCGCCGCCTGGGGCACCAGGTGCAGCGTCCGCCCCGGCTCGGCCACGACCAGGTCGAAGTCGACCTCGTGGTGCTCGTCCCCGTGCCGCACGACGGCCCGCGCGGGCAGGACCGTGCCGGGCGGGTGGCCGGAGGTGTCGACCGGCACCTCGTAGCCGAACAGCCCGGGTGTTAGGTCGGTGCCGTGGCGGGCACTGCCGACTCCCGCGCCCTCGACGTGGACGTGCACCGGCCCTTCGCGGTCTTCGGTGCGCACGCGGACGACCTGCAGGGAGCCGACGAACAAGTCGGTGGACTCGACGACGACCATGGTTCGACCTCAGCACTGGAGCGTCCGATGTGGAAATCCCCCAAACCGGCACCAACCACCCGCAACAACGCGGTCAGCGCTTGAGCATCCGCGTGAGACCCGCGGCGACCGTCGTGGCCAGCACCCACCCGGTCACGATCAGCCCGGCGCCGATCCACTGCGAGGCCCCGGCCAGCTGCCACCGGTTCTTGTTGCCGAAGTCCACGATCGGCACCACCAGGTCGATCGTGAACAGCCACGGGTTCCACGACAGGCGGTCATCGGAGTTGATCACCTCCAGCCGGTCGTGGGCGGAGAACCAGATGCTGCCCAGCACCCAGGACACCACGAGCCACCCGAGCGCGCGAGCCGGCCGGTACCCGTACCCGACCATCGACCGCTGCAACCAGCTCCACACCAGCACCAGCGGCCCCAGCCACCGCCGCCCCTCGGCCACCGCCCGGTACCGCAGGCGCTGCTTCTCCACCAGCACGGTGGCGGCGTGCTCGTCGTTGCCGCACGCGCGCAGCATCTCCGCGAACTGGTCGTACGGGCCGGGCCGGTAGCTGCGCCGCATGGCCTGCCGCAGCCAGCGCAACCGGCGGTCCACCTCGTCGTCGTCGCGCAGGTCGATCGGGTTGCGCAGCGAGTCGTAGCGGAACTCCTCCAGGTCGATCCAGCCGGTGGCCGACCAGAAGGCCTCGTTGTCGTCCAGCGAGGTGCAGCGGACCTGGCGCAGGGTGACGTCGCCGCGCGGCGGGCTGATCGGGGTGAGCACCAGCTCCTGCACCTGGAGCCCGAGCGCGTTGAGGGCGTGGCTGTCGAGCTTGTCCCCGAGCACGGCCCCGCTGAAGTTCGCCATCCGCCCGACCTGCGCCCGCCGCGCCCGCACACCCCCGTGCGCGACGAACTCCTTGACCCCGCCCGCGCAGATCAGGTCCCGCCCGATGACCGCGCCCCCGACGTCCAACGACGGCTTCCCGGCCGGCATGTGCCGGTACCGCCCGGGTTTGGTGATCCGACTCCCCCGCAGGTCGAGGTTCGCCCCGATCCGCACCCCGCGCAGCTCCAACCCACCCGCGACTTCCACCTCGCGGGCGGTCAGGTTGCTCCCGATGTGCGACCGGTTCCCCAGCACGGCGTCCGCACGCGGGTTGTCCAGCTCCGACCCGTCGAGCGTGAGACTGCCCTTGACCTGGAGGTCGACCATCCGGATCTGCCCCCGCACGAACGCCTGGCGAGCCACGACGTCCCCACCGATCTGAGCCCCGTCCAGGTGCAACGCCCGCCCGAACCCGGTCGGCTCCGCCACCGCCGACGCCTGACCGGAAGGCACGTCGACGACCGCCGGCGGGGTCTCGGCGGGCTCCAGCGCGGTCTCGGCGCGTACCGGCGCGGTTTCCCCCGAGTCCTCGCCCGCCCGCGCCGCCACGGTCCCGTCCACGACAGCTTCGGGGCGGGCGTCGAAGTGGCCGCCGGACAGCGACAGCGAGCCGCCCAGCGTCGCGTTCACCATCCGCACGGTCCCCGCGCTGCGGAACTCCCGGTCCAGCTGCACGTCCCCGTCCACCGTGACCCGGTCCAGCACCAGCGTCGACGCCGGGTCCGCGTGCGGGTCCAGTCCCGCCTCCTCGTCCACCTTCCCCGCCGTCACCGACGCACCCCGCAGCGTCAGCGCCGAGTCCACCCGCGCGTTCGCCAGCAGCACCGTGCCCTGGATCGTCGACCCGCTGAACAGCAGGTTCCCGCCCACGTGCACCCCGGTGGCGTTCACCGCGTGCGCCCGCGGGTTGGTCAACGTCCCGCCGGAGAAGTTGCAGTTGCCGCCCACCTGCGCCCCGGCCAGCCGCAGCTCGCCGGACACCGACACGCCCTGCCCCAACAACGCCCCGGCCAGCTTCACCCGATCGGCGTGCAGCGCGAGGCCGCCCGGGGCCACCAGCCGCGCGTCGCGCAGCTCCAGCGACCCGGCGATGTCGGCGTCGGTCAGGTCCGCCACACCCTCGACGGTGCTCCCCGCCAGCGACACCTCGTTGGCGCTGCTGAGGTTGCGCCCCCACAGCCCGGGCAGGC
This DNA window, taken from Saccharothrix variisporea, encodes the following:
- a CDS encoding GntR family transcriptional regulator; this encodes MTSVGADDWLRTLAEDRADIDRSSTAEKVADKLRASVLGGEIQPGQQLNEKALGDALRVSRNTLREAFRLLTHERLLVHEYSKGVFVRKPDWRDIADLYAARRVIECGAVRAYPQAPEQAKRAIRTAVDDAVEASTRGDWTAVGTHNIKFHQALTALAGSARLDEEVERLLAELRLAFHVMGDPKRFHADYLPLNLEITAHLEAGAIEPAVDALSTYFETAEHQLVTALRGE
- a CDS encoding DUF3311 domain-containing protein, with the translated sequence MPSARHSSLRWSWWNLLLLVPLLMLITPWFNSDQPRLFGLPFFYWYQFAWVPLGVLCVGIVYVKTKDQPMVKGKPDRLSVDDLDEGAK
- the mctP gene encoding monocarboxylate uptake permease MctP; protein product: MQWTELVVFSALFLLVTVLGFFAARWQRGDTLDHLDEWGLGGRKFGSWITWFLVGGDLYTAYTFVAVPALVFGAGATGFFALPYTVILYPIVFLPLVRMWSVSRVHGYVTPADFVRGRYGSHWLALLVAITGIVATMPYIALQLVGLEAVLRSMGLNGADILGHAPLFIAFVILALYTYQSGLRAPALIAFVKDILIYVVILVAVIYLPSKFGGWGAVFDSAQAKFDATPAKGDGILLNANNQLQYATLALGSALALFLYPHSLTGILASRGRNVIKRNMVALPAYSLLLGLLAMLGFVAISAGVKPITNQATGRPDTNTIVPELFGQQFPSWFAGVAFAAIGIGALVPAAIMSIAAANLWTRNIYKEYLKKGATPAQEAKQAKLASLVVKFGAVAFIVFIDPQYAIDLQLIGGVLILQTLPAVAIALYTRWFHVHGLIAGWVVGMGWGLWLLYNIPSPDGKRAHFGASALALDKLSLFGWHPFAGSTVQIYAGALAVVANLLVAVLVTLVARQLRAFNGTDETTPDDYHVDEDSPKVKPVAVH
- a CDS encoding NEW3 domain-containing protein; protein product: MVVVESTDLFVGSLQVVRVRTEDREGPVHVHVEGAGVGSARHGTDLTPGLFGYEVPVDTSGHPPGTVLPARAVVRHGDEHHEVDFDLVVAEPGRTLHLVPQAAEVGGVRGHLALALADPSYRFGLLADLVEPYLDTRPEDREPLAALVEQNRVELVDRLLPANSASVERAATLADAERAAFDRLRGTTARHVALVGEGRWFRQMHHDWNSRYSSPRFVCSLPQDVPVPQGIEVRAATRVVEEAEAFASLVAEPPEDVLAHVRARLADDADPLVSLREAHALASEVRDAVLRKLSSIVDTSGPGVPVVVWNPLARRRSGMVEVRLEDELSEVSVVSADGVHPCVHEGHTVVFHAGDVPALGWKVFHLTGGTSPGWTRGGGTQIADSAHLLTVDPARGGVVTSLVRLVDETELLAPAVGNDLGATGPATVTVWHSPVGERVVVRGRTGGVAYAQTLTLWEGVDWVDCVTSVDDVRGELRVRWPGVEEVVRPAEFRQQQTVEYAVPCGDPARAEEECAHRLVAVVGVDGSGLLPASGTPTAPADVGPITTSTEPGPLFADHLRHERGPALGRPPVGVRWRGDREVVVTSSAEVAGRVRLVAPPGWFAAPAEVPFTLPAGGSVRTAVSVERPRSAAPGLYPVRAQVDTEPVVEDVLLVDVPEWGPLDDGPVQPLWIARPPEPVSLRPGERAEVRVAVASALWAPIAVETRLVSPWGTWDFVRPWVLGGELPARGRAEFTFSVAVPRWATTGRWWLRAKVAGAGLVRRSPAVPLEVVA